In one Drosophila gunungcola strain Sukarami chromosome 2R unlocalized genomic scaffold, Dgunungcola_SK_2 000004F, whole genome shotgun sequence genomic region, the following are encoded:
- the LOC128254462 gene encoding uncharacterized protein LOC128254462, with protein MDFETGNQQYHYKDILFVFLDAFINDFDCKDVQDILPGVLSKEEIDHIIKSRDAETATLRLFWALLSKQEKTVKDFVEDCLNRSDQANYEFLVAVIKEEIQHPKRETRTYIEQRDRLYNDNQVFAKYNVNRLQPYLKLTQDLLELRPAKNVLIYGVLGSGKHWLALDVCSSYKVQLQMDFKIFWLNLKDCNSQETDLEMLQTLLHQIDPNWTSRSEQGSNIKHRTQSIQAELRRLLKSKPYENCLLVLLNVQNVKAWKAFNLSCKILLTTRFKQVSDFFSAATTTHISLDHHSMTLTPDEVKSLFLKYLHCRPQDLPREVLTTNPRRLSIIAESIRDNLATWDNWKHVNCDKLTTIIENSLNVLEPGARKMFDRLSIFPPSAHIPIHLLSLIWFDDKSDGDDAMVVVNKLHKYSLVEKQHKESTISIPAIYLELKVKVNDVTALHRRIVDRYNITKAFDHDDLILPSLDRYFYSHIGHHIKTIEPTERAILFRKVFLDFRFLEQKIRHDTTAWNASGSILNTLQQLKFYKSDICDNDAKYERLLNAILDFLPKIEENLIRSKFTDLLRIALMDENEAIFEEACRQAQRFCDRVWFTEHGRFHQHRQIINLGDNEVRHALYLKDDFSLMALDNKELLLTDVSLEAEDTYILRDDNDSSEILRMAVFNKQKHLITLHSNGSVKLWSLWPDCPGRRHSGGSKQRVRPPGSTHLRKPTGTRSYQQLVNSVVKRYIGTYADQKIMAFYLDEQAGLPDTKIQLHVAFSNGDVSILAWDEQDQMFRPSHIPTLKTLQSEIRSFVLVLKQYYVVCNASCDLTVWDLSNGSGERLEREDFNVVNDTPLALEGYDERNQKATVLLIFKHSVWRLNFMPGPSVILQSEAVQLPEGSFITCGKRSDDGHYLLLGTSEGLIVYDLRISNPVLRSNVSEHIQCVDIYELSDPVYKYIVLCGGKGKKVVHVHTLRSVSGMDAHQDREIAWVHSADETSVVTRACLEPNVYLRSLMDMTSGRTQLLAVDSKNRIHQIETATDPSARRRSSISAWSTITPTHAASKAKITAISALNDEQIFVGYADGVIIDVNQDAVLPQQFITEPIDYLKQISAQILVASAHGVQKTVIFHLEKTDDQWPLYLDVGTKYACLLRGQFVIVFSDHEVCHLDVANPSAIVKTEESEESIVGFDLKNNFLFLAYENHTIEVFQIILSGNQLRHEQICEEKIVQKSKISYLAATEDGRMFALGFEDGVLELFALENRQVHLIYSIHEVHQHCIRQLRFSPCKLLLISCAEQLCFWNVTHMRNNQMERAQNQRRSRRHKLHSVTQEDAVDAAPIGPDVDVDPVFIAREFLSESREEAVALWRNKRGNAIRPELLACIKFVGNEARQFFTDAKFSHFYAIDDEGVYYHLQLMELSRLHPPPQLDPHPVEISDRSLDLQYEDLKDLRIIESPLDQDVDNEGADVVGNLVLQKASQVDEPPPVQEEGTSS; from the exons ATGGACTTCGAGACGGGAAACCAGCAATACCACTACAAGGACATATTGTTTGTGTTCTTAGATGCATTCATCAATGATTTCGACTGCAAGGATGTCCAGGACATCCTGCCAGGAGTGTTGTCCAAAGAGGAAATCGACCACATCATCAAGTCCAGGGATGCGGAGACGGCCACACTCCGTCTGTTTTGGGCACTGCTGTCTAAACAGGAGAAAACGGTCAAGGACTTTGTCGAAGATTGTCTCAACCGGAGTGACCAGGCCAACTACGAGTTCCTTGTGGCTGTCATTAAGGAAGAGATTCAGCATCCCAAAAGGGAGACCAGGACGTACATCGAGCAAAGGGATCGCCTCTATAACGACAACCAAGTGTTTGCCAAATACAATGTTAATCGCCTGCAACCG TACTTAAAGCTGACACAGGATCTTCTTGAACTTCGTCCagccaaaaatgttttgatttatggCGTCTTAGGATCGGGAAAACACTGGCTTGCCCTGGACGTGTGTTCATCCTACAAAGTACAACTCCAGATGGACTTCAAGATCTTCTGGCTAAACTTGAAAGACTGCAACAGTCAAGAGACAGATCTCGAGATGCTTCAGACGCTGCTTCATCAAATAGACCCCAACTGGACAAGTCGTAGTGAGCAAGGCAGCAACATCAAGCACCGAACTCAGAGCATTCAGGCGGAATTGCGACGCCTATTAAAGAGCAAACCCTATGAGAATTGCCTTCTTGTCCTGCTAAATGTGCAGAATGTCAAGGCTTGGAAAGCCTTCAACCTGAGCTGCAAGATTCTGCTGACCACAAGGTTCAAGCAGGTCTCCGACTTTTTTTCAGCAGCAACCACAACTCACATTTCACTGGATCATCATTCAATGACGCTCACGCCTGATGAAGTTAAGTCTTTGTTTCTCAAATACCTCCACTGCAGACCGCAGGATTTGCCAAGGGAAGTGCTAACAACGAATCCGCGCAGACTAAGCATTATTGCGGAAAGCATTCGAGATAATTTGGCCACTTGGGATAACTGGAAGCA TGTAAATTGCGATAAACTAACGACTATCATTGAGAACTCTTTAAATGTCCTGGAGCCTGGAGctagaaaaatgtttgatagACTGTCCATATTTCCTCCCTCTGCCCACATACCTATCCAT CTCCTATCGCTGATTTGGTTCGATGACAAATCCGATGGCGACGATGCGATGGTTGTGGTTAACAAGCTTCACAAATACTCGTTGGTGGAGAAGCAACACAAAGAGTCAACCATTAGTATACCCGCCATATACTTGGAGTTGAAAGTGAAGGTTAATGACGTTACCGCACTGCATCGGAGGATCGTTGATCGCTACAA CATCACAAAGGCCTTCGACCACGATGACTTGATACTGCCCTCCCTGGACAGATATTTCTATAGTCACATCGGGCATCACATCAAGACCATTGAGCCCACCGAGCGGGCAATTCTGTTTCGCAAGGTCTTCCTGGACTTCCGCTTTCTGGAACAAAAGATTCGCCACGACACAACGGCTTGGAATGCCAGCGGATCGATATTGAATACGCTACAGCAGCTTAAGTTCTACAAGTCTGATATTTGTG ACAATGACGCCAAGTATGAGCGCTTGCTTAATGCCATCCTGGATTTCTTGCCAAAGATCGAGGAAAATCTTATTCGCTCCAAGTTTACGGACCTGCTCAGGATAGCCCTGATGGACGAGAATGAGGCTATTTTCGAAGAGGCTTGCCGACAAGCGCAGAGGTTTTGCGATAGGGTTTGGTTTACAGAGCA TGGCCGCTTCCACCAGCACCGCCAAATTATCAACCTGGGAGATAACGAGGTGCGCCACGCCCTTTACCTGAAAGACGACTTTTCACTGATGGCGTTGGACAACAAAGAACTGCTCCTAACCGACGTATCGCTGGAGGCAGAGGACACCTATATTCTGAGGGACGACAATGACAGCAGTGAAATCCTTCGGATGGCCGTGTTTAACAAACAGAAGCACCTAATCACCTTGCACAGCAACGGCAGCGTGAAGCTCTGGTCCCTGTGGCCGGATTGTCCAGGAAGACGCCACAGTGGTGGCAGCAAGCAGCGAGTGCGTCCTCCTGGCTCCACGCATCTTCGAAAGCCAACGGGAACGAGAAGCTACCAGCAGTTGGTTAACAGCGTGGTCAAGCGCTACATTGGTACCTATGCAGATCAGAAAATTATGGCTTTCTATTTGGACGAACAAGCCGGATTGCCGGACACCAAAATCCAACTGCACGTGGCCTTCAGCAATGGCGATGTGAGCATCTTGGCCTGGGATGAGCAAGATCAGATGTTCAGACCGTCGCACATTCCTACCTTAAAGACTCTTCAATCGGAAATTCGCAGCTTTGTTCTGGTTTTGAAGCAATATTACGTGGTGTGCAACGCTAGTTGCGATCTGACTGTTTGGGATTTGAGCAATGGTTCCGGCGAAAGACTAGAACGTGAAGACTTTAATGTGGTGAACGACACGCCTTTGGCCTTGGAGGGCTATGACGAAAGGAATCAGAAGGCCACTGTACTTCTTATTTTCAAGCATAGTGTTTGGCGGCTAAATTTCATGCCAGGCCCCTCCGTTATTTTGCAATCCGAGGCAGTGCAGCTGCCGGAGGGCAGTTTTATAACCTGCGGCAAGCGGTCGGATGACGGACACTACCTTTTGCTGGGCACCTCCGAGGGACTGATAGTTTATGATCTCCGGATCTCTAATCCCGTGCTTCGCAGCAATGTCAGCGAACACATCCAGTGTGTGGATATCTACGAGCTGTCCGATCCTGTCTATAAGTATATAGTTTTGTGTGGCGGCAAAGGCAAGAAGGTGGTCCATGTGCACACGTTGCGCTCCGTCAGCGGGATGGATGCACATCAAGATCGGGAAATCGCCTGGGTTCACAGTGCAGATGAAACGAGTGTGGTGACAAGGGCCTGCCTGGAGCCCAATGTCTACCTGCGTTCGCTGATGGACATGACCAGCGGGCGGACGCAACTCCTGGCCGTGGACTCCAAAAACCGCATCCACCAAATTGAAACTGCCACCGATCCAAGTGCCCGAAGGAGATCCAGCATTTCCGCTTGGTCAACGATCACACCCACGCATGCTGCCAGTAAAGCCAAGATAACGGCCATATCCGCTTTAAACGACGAGCAGATCTTTGTGGGCTACGCGGACGGGGTGATCATCGATGTTAACCAGGATGCGGTTTTACCTCAGCAGTTTATTACGGAGCCCATTGATTACCTCAAACAGATTAGCGCGCAAATTCTGGTGGCCTCTGCTCATGGCGTCCAGAAGACTGTGATATTCCACCTTGAGAAGACAGATGACCAATGGCCATTATACCTGGATGTGGGCACCAAGTACGCCTGTCTTCTGCGTGGACAGTTTGTCATCGTATTCTCCGACCACGAAGTCTGT CATTTAGATGTAGCCAACCCGTCCGCAATTGTAAAGACGGAAGAGTCTGAAGAATCCATTGTGGGGTTTGAcctgaaaaacaattttcttttcctggcCTACGAAAACCACACAATTGAG GTATTCCAAATTATATTGAGCGGTAATCAACTGAGGCACGAACAAATCTGCGAAGAAAAGATTGTCCAGAAGTCCAAGATCAGCTACTTGGCCGCCACGGAAGATGGTAGAATGTTTGCACTGGGCTTCGAGGATGGTGTTTTAGAG CTCTTTGCCTTGGAAAACAGGCAAGTGCATCTGATCTACAGCATTCACGAGGTCCATCAGCACTGCATCCGCCAACTGCGCTTCTCGCCATGCAAGCTCCTTCTAATTAGCTGCGCAGAGCAGCTGTGCTTCTGGAACGTGACGCATATGCGCAACAACCAGATGGAGCGGGCGCAGAATCAGCGGCGCAGTCGTCGCCACAAGCTTCACAGTGTGACGCAGGAAGATGCTGTAGATGCAGCGCCCATTGGGCCCGACGTGGATGTGGATCCCGTGTTTATTGCCCGCGAATTCCTTTCAGAAAGCCGAGAGGAGGCGGTGGCCCTGTGGCGGAATAAGCGTGGCAATGCCATCCGTCCGGAACTCCTGGCATGCATCAAGTTTGTGGGCAATGAAGCTCGCCAGTTCTTCACCGACGCCAAGTTCTCGCACTTCTATGCCATAGATGACGAGGGTGTCTACTACCACCTGCAGCTAATGGAGCTGAGTAGACTGCATCCTCCGCCGCAGCTAGATCCGCATCCGGTGGAGATCTCTGACCGATCGCTGGACTTGCAGTATGAGGACTTGAAGGATCTCAGGATAATCGAAAGCCCGCTTGATCAAGATGTGGATAACGAAGGTGCTGATGTGGTGGGCAATCTGGTGCTGCAAAAGGCCAGCCAAGTGGACGAGCCGCCTCCAGTTCAGGAGGAGGGGACCAGCTCATGA
- the LOC128254463 gene encoding protein telomere ends associated-like, with protein MSCPVASTPLKKLKVRLKRLKPLKNPKVKLRDVAQDSQGWIVEVDGCGTFVFPVSFNTFLNSLDEKKVLLHLLEDKEFRLCALEKLYNRFYMFPEKRSGSNFFADEPGTSLAQLLAFGRPQDEMATKTVEQHAAQSNKNYQDNAMSNNVTSEMAERRMSTSPYYEINKETTGEQLSQTTMSSSEVDVAKTPTSTSPSITYEDLLYYDNNKSPVPDQFNSDLFDVSSQIEKKVAE; from the exons ATGTCTTGTCCTGTCGCCTCAACACCACTGAAAAAGCTTAAAGTCAGGCTAAAACGATTGAAACCCCTGAAAAACCCAAAAGTCAAGCTAAGGGATGTTGCACAAGACTCCCAAGGTTGGATAGTTGAAGTGGACGG GTGTGGCACCTTTGTCTTCCCGGTATCCTTCAACACATTCTTAAATAGCCTGGacgaaaaaaaagtattgttACACCTTCTGGAAGACAAGGAGTTCAGGCTATGTGCCCTTGAAAAGTTATACAACCGCTTCTATATGTTCCCAGAGAAGCGATCTGGTTCAAACTTCTTTGCGGATGAGCCAGGGACTTCTTTGGCGCAGTTACTTGCGTTTGGCAGGCCTCAAGATGAAATGGCGACCAAGACTGTGGAGCAACATGCTGCGCAAAGTAACAAGAATTACCAAGA CAATGCGATGTCCAACAATGTGACTTCCGAAATGGCCGAACGGAGGATGTCTACATCACCGTACTACGAGATCAACAAGGAGACTACCGGCGAACAGTTGTCGCAGACAACTATGAGTTCGTCAGAAGTGGATGTGGCCAAGACACCGACATCTACATCACCATCCATCACCTATGAGGACTTGCTGTACTACGATAACAACAAGTCGCCAGTACCGGATCAGTTCAATTCAGATCTTTTTGATGTCAGCAGccaaatagaaaaaaaagtagCCGAATAG
- the LOC128254464 gene encoding polyadenylate-binding protein-interacting protein 1 isoform X3, giving the protein MSATLTELASPTLADVTTLDFQSEFFESNAAATAMSCRAPFQPEDQYEQLRRPNVGGAGSGGVAMPGLEQQAAHLFGEYGQAYGQAQVSGVGVGYQQQMPVQAIQPDLSKLSATASVFVPRGVAPPQQQQQSRHHQYQQAGGAAGGSGGSASYGQQQRYMNGYKHHHQQQHHHQQPHYNHNHNHQQKFNNDLQKLTNSVQNRLHLNSQQGSAGNYYQQQQQQTQHHQQQPQHHQQHQSHQQQQQYFQNQNQQQQQPQPSTSSAAASSSSSNSSQPDMATIALEYLDTVIHCLNQNPGQFDTIASRFLTIFDGMENNHYVLSIAMEDIFEKSIEQPNFRYMGAKLYNLLHMLNPKPDSLFHTLLKCKLDYHQEEVTKYMRSNEQQKVRETALFLAELYMQLRGDDDSRIQLIAVNIVYSLSKLLLSESNENVRCLCQTLKLAGYDLSADCHKDMQEIITALQAIELKSPGKYAMAASVIALQQNNWGRKVSNALGGDEDTVAEPLRLSDEPVFYGPDGRELTAEETDFLATEDGDGSDGDDFDGDVGDLEMDAEMDEETERAYKEFCKQGKQKKT; this is encoded by the exons ATGTCCGCGACTTTGACGGAATTGGCGTCCCCGACGCTGGCAGACGTAACCACGCTGGATTTCCAAAGCGAAT TTTTCGAGTCCaacgccgccgccaccgcaaTGTCATGCCGCGCCCCCTTCCAGCCCGAGGACCAGTATGAGCAGCTACGTCGCCCAAATGTCGGCGGAGCAGGATCCGGCGGAGTGGCCATGCCGGGATTGGAGCAGCAGGCAGCGCATCTCTTTGGGGAGTATGGCCAGGCCTACGGGCAGGCGCAGGTATCCGGCGTTGGCGTTGGCTACCAGCAGCAAATGCCGGTGCAGGCCATCCAGCCCGACTTGTCCAAGCTGTCGGCCACGGCCTCCGTTTTTGTACCGCGTGGCGTTGCTCCtccacagcaacagcagcagtcgcGTCATCACCAGTACCAGCAGGCTGGTGGAGCAGCAGGTGGCTCCGGAGGATCGGCTTCCTATGGCCAACAGCAGCGCTATATGAACGGCTACAAGCAccaccatcagcagcagcaccatcaCCAGCAGCCGCACTACAACCATAATCACAATCATCAGCAAAAGTTCAACAACGACTTGCAGAAGCTAACGAATTCCGTGCAGAATCGACTGCACCTGAACAGCCAGCAGGGCTCGGCTGGCAACTActatcagcagcagcagcag CAGAcacagcaccaccagcagcagccgcagcaccaccagcagcaccagagccaccagcagcagcagcagtatttccagaaccagaaccaacagcagcagcaaccgcaGCCATCCACCTCGTCCGCGGCGGCCTCCTCTTCGTCCTCGAACTCTTCGCAGCCGGACATGGCCACCATTGCATTGGAGTATCTCGATACAGTCATACATTGCCTTAACCAG AATCCGGGCCAATTTGATACCATTGCATCACGCTTCCTGACCATTTTCGACGGCATGGAGAACAACCACTACGTGCTCTCCATCGCCATGGAGGACATCTTCGAGAAGTCGATTGAGCAGCCGAACTTCCGGTACATGGGCGCCAAGCTGTACAACCTGCTGCACATGCTCAATCCGAAGCCGGACTCGCTTTTCCACACGCTGCTGAAGTGCAAGCTGGACTACCACCAGGAGGAGGTGACCAAGTACATGCGCTCCAACGAGCAGCAGAAGGTGCGCGAGACGGCCCTCTTCCTGGCCGAACTCTACATGCAGTTGCGCGGCGACGACGACTCGCGAATCCAGTTGATTGCGGTGAACATTGTCTATTCGCTCAGTAAGCTACTACTGAGCGAGAGCAACGAGAATGTGCGCTGCCTGTGCCAGACCCTCAAGCTGGCCGGGTACGATCTGAGTGCGGATTGCCACAAGGACATGCAGGAGATCATCACGGCCCTGCAGGCGATCGAGCTGAAGTCGCCGGGCAAGTACGCAATGGCGGCCAGTGTGATTGCGCTGCAGCAGAACAACTGGGGCCGGAAGGTGTCCAACGCACTCGGCGGCGACGAGGACACAGTGGCGGAGCCGCTACGCCTGAGCGATGAGCCAGTTTTCTACGGACCCGATGGCCGCGAGCTGACCGCCGAGGAGACCGACTTCCTGGCCACCGAGGATGGCGATGGCAGCGATGGCGATGACTTCGATGGCGACGTGGGCGACTTGGAGATGGATGCCGAGATGGACGAGGAGACAGAACGAGCCTACAAGGAGTTCTGCAAGCAGGGCAAGCAGAAGAAGACCTAG
- the LOC128254464 gene encoding polyadenylate-binding protein-interacting protein 1 isoform X1: MSATLTELASPTLADVTTLDFQSEFFESNAAATAMSCRAPFQPEDQYEQLRRPNVGGAGSGGVAMPGLEQQAAHLFGEYGQAYGQAQVSGVGVGYQQQMPVQAIQPDLSKLSATASVFVPRGVAPPQQQQQSRHHQYQQAGGAAGGSGGSASYGQQQRYMNGYKHHHQQQHHHQQPHYNHNHNHQQKFNNDLQKLTNSVQNRLHLNSQQGSAGNYYQQQQQVHPQNTHHHQQQQHHNQQQHQPHNNQHAKFQRHTHLNNSFQQIAQQTQHHQQQPQHHQQHQSHQQQQQYFQNQNQQQQQPQPSTSSAAASSSSSNSSQPDMATIALEYLDTVIHCLNQNPGQFDTIASRFLTIFDGMENNHYVLSIAMEDIFEKSIEQPNFRYMGAKLYNLLHMLNPKPDSLFHTLLKCKLDYHQEEVTKYMRSNEQQKVRETALFLAELYMQLRGDDDSRIQLIAVNIVYSLSKLLLSESNENVRCLCQTLKLAGYDLSADCHKDMQEIITALQAIELKSPGKYAMAASVIALQQNNWGRKVSNALGGDEDTVAEPLRLSDEPVFYGPDGRELTAEETDFLATEDGDGSDGDDFDGDVGDLEMDAEMDEETERAYKEFCKQGKQKKT; encoded by the exons ATGTCCGCGACTTTGACGGAATTGGCGTCCCCGACGCTGGCAGACGTAACCACGCTGGATTTCCAAAGCGAAT TTTTCGAGTCCaacgccgccgccaccgcaaTGTCATGCCGCGCCCCCTTCCAGCCCGAGGACCAGTATGAGCAGCTACGTCGCCCAAATGTCGGCGGAGCAGGATCCGGCGGAGTGGCCATGCCGGGATTGGAGCAGCAGGCAGCGCATCTCTTTGGGGAGTATGGCCAGGCCTACGGGCAGGCGCAGGTATCCGGCGTTGGCGTTGGCTACCAGCAGCAAATGCCGGTGCAGGCCATCCAGCCCGACTTGTCCAAGCTGTCGGCCACGGCCTCCGTTTTTGTACCGCGTGGCGTTGCTCCtccacagcaacagcagcagtcgcGTCATCACCAGTACCAGCAGGCTGGTGGAGCAGCAGGTGGCTCCGGAGGATCGGCTTCCTATGGCCAACAGCAGCGCTATATGAACGGCTACAAGCAccaccatcagcagcagcaccatcaCCAGCAGCCGCACTACAACCATAATCACAATCATCAGCAAAAGTTCAACAACGACTTGCAGAAGCTAACGAATTCCGTGCAGAATCGACTGCACCTGAACAGCCAGCAGGGCTCGGCTGGCAACTActatcagcagcagcagcaggtacacccacaaaacacacaccaccaccaacaacaacaacaccacaaccagcagcagcatcagccacACAACAATCAACACGCCAAGTTTCAACGGCATACCCACTTGAATAACTCATTCCAACAAATCGCACAGCAGAcacagcaccaccagcagcagccgcagcaccaccagcagcaccagagccaccagcagcagcagcagtatttccagaaccagaaccaacagcagcagcaaccgcaGCCATCCACCTCGTCCGCGGCGGCCTCCTCTTCGTCCTCGAACTCTTCGCAGCCGGACATGGCCACCATTGCATTGGAGTATCTCGATACAGTCATACATTGCCTTAACCAG AATCCGGGCCAATTTGATACCATTGCATCACGCTTCCTGACCATTTTCGACGGCATGGAGAACAACCACTACGTGCTCTCCATCGCCATGGAGGACATCTTCGAGAAGTCGATTGAGCAGCCGAACTTCCGGTACATGGGCGCCAAGCTGTACAACCTGCTGCACATGCTCAATCCGAAGCCGGACTCGCTTTTCCACACGCTGCTGAAGTGCAAGCTGGACTACCACCAGGAGGAGGTGACCAAGTACATGCGCTCCAACGAGCAGCAGAAGGTGCGCGAGACGGCCCTCTTCCTGGCCGAACTCTACATGCAGTTGCGCGGCGACGACGACTCGCGAATCCAGTTGATTGCGGTGAACATTGTCTATTCGCTCAGTAAGCTACTACTGAGCGAGAGCAACGAGAATGTGCGCTGCCTGTGCCAGACCCTCAAGCTGGCCGGGTACGATCTGAGTGCGGATTGCCACAAGGACATGCAGGAGATCATCACGGCCCTGCAGGCGATCGAGCTGAAGTCGCCGGGCAAGTACGCAATGGCGGCCAGTGTGATTGCGCTGCAGCAGAACAACTGGGGCCGGAAGGTGTCCAACGCACTCGGCGGCGACGAGGACACAGTGGCGGAGCCGCTACGCCTGAGCGATGAGCCAGTTTTCTACGGACCCGATGGCCGCGAGCTGACCGCCGAGGAGACCGACTTCCTGGCCACCGAGGATGGCGATGGCAGCGATGGCGATGACTTCGATGGCGACGTGGGCGACTTGGAGATGGATGCCGAGATGGACGAGGAGACAGAACGAGCCTACAAGGAGTTCTGCAAGCAGGGCAAGCAGAAGAAGACCTAG
- the LOC128254464 gene encoding polyadenylate-binding protein-interacting protein 1 isoform X2, translating to MSCRAPFQPEDQYEQLRRPNVGGAGSGGVAMPGLEQQAAHLFGEYGQAYGQAQVSGVGVGYQQQMPVQAIQPDLSKLSATASVFVPRGVAPPQQQQQSRHHQYQQAGGAAGGSGGSASYGQQQRYMNGYKHHHQQQHHHQQPHYNHNHNHQQKFNNDLQKLTNSVQNRLHLNSQQGSAGNYYQQQQQVHPQNTHHHQQQQHHNQQQHQPHNNQHAKFQRHTHLNNSFQQIAQQTQHHQQQPQHHQQHQSHQQQQQYFQNQNQQQQQPQPSTSSAAASSSSSNSSQPDMATIALEYLDTVIHCLNQNPGQFDTIASRFLTIFDGMENNHYVLSIAMEDIFEKSIEQPNFRYMGAKLYNLLHMLNPKPDSLFHTLLKCKLDYHQEEVTKYMRSNEQQKVRETALFLAELYMQLRGDDDSRIQLIAVNIVYSLSKLLLSESNENVRCLCQTLKLAGYDLSADCHKDMQEIITALQAIELKSPGKYAMAASVIALQQNNWGRKVSNALGGDEDTVAEPLRLSDEPVFYGPDGRELTAEETDFLATEDGDGSDGDDFDGDVGDLEMDAEMDEETERAYKEFCKQGKQKKT from the exons aTGTCATGCCGCGCCCCCTTCCAGCCCGAGGACCAGTATGAGCAGCTACGTCGCCCAAATGTCGGCGGAGCAGGATCCGGCGGAGTGGCCATGCCGGGATTGGAGCAGCAGGCAGCGCATCTCTTTGGGGAGTATGGCCAGGCCTACGGGCAGGCGCAGGTATCCGGCGTTGGCGTTGGCTACCAGCAGCAAATGCCGGTGCAGGCCATCCAGCCCGACTTGTCCAAGCTGTCGGCCACGGCCTCCGTTTTTGTACCGCGTGGCGTTGCTCCtccacagcaacagcagcagtcgcGTCATCACCAGTACCAGCAGGCTGGTGGAGCAGCAGGTGGCTCCGGAGGATCGGCTTCCTATGGCCAACAGCAGCGCTATATGAACGGCTACAAGCAccaccatcagcagcagcaccatcaCCAGCAGCCGCACTACAACCATAATCACAATCATCAGCAAAAGTTCAACAACGACTTGCAGAAGCTAACGAATTCCGTGCAGAATCGACTGCACCTGAACAGCCAGCAGGGCTCGGCTGGCAACTActatcagcagcagcagcaggtacacccacaaaacacacaccaccaccaacaacaacaacaccacaaccagcagcagcatcagccacACAACAATCAACACGCCAAGTTTCAACGGCATACCCACTTGAATAACTCATTCCAACAAATCGCACAGCAGAcacagcaccaccagcagcagccgcagcaccaccagcagcaccagagccaccagcagcagcagcagtatttccagaaccagaaccaacagcagcagcaaccgcaGCCATCCACCTCGTCCGCGGCGGCCTCCTCTTCGTCCTCGAACTCTTCGCAGCCGGACATGGCCACCATTGCATTGGAGTATCTCGATACAGTCATACATTGCCTTAACCAG AATCCGGGCCAATTTGATACCATTGCATCACGCTTCCTGACCATTTTCGACGGCATGGAGAACAACCACTACGTGCTCTCCATCGCCATGGAGGACATCTTCGAGAAGTCGATTGAGCAGCCGAACTTCCGGTACATGGGCGCCAAGCTGTACAACCTGCTGCACATGCTCAATCCGAAGCCGGACTCGCTTTTCCACACGCTGCTGAAGTGCAAGCTGGACTACCACCAGGAGGAGGTGACCAAGTACATGCGCTCCAACGAGCAGCAGAAGGTGCGCGAGACGGCCCTCTTCCTGGCCGAACTCTACATGCAGTTGCGCGGCGACGACGACTCGCGAATCCAGTTGATTGCGGTGAACATTGTCTATTCGCTCAGTAAGCTACTACTGAGCGAGAGCAACGAGAATGTGCGCTGCCTGTGCCAGACCCTCAAGCTGGCCGGGTACGATCTGAGTGCGGATTGCCACAAGGACATGCAGGAGATCATCACGGCCCTGCAGGCGATCGAGCTGAAGTCGCCGGGCAAGTACGCAATGGCGGCCAGTGTGATTGCGCTGCAGCAGAACAACTGGGGCCGGAAGGTGTCCAACGCACTCGGCGGCGACGAGGACACAGTGGCGGAGCCGCTACGCCTGAGCGATGAGCCAGTTTTCTACGGACCCGATGGCCGCGAGCTGACCGCCGAGGAGACCGACTTCCTGGCCACCGAGGATGGCGATGGCAGCGATGGCGATGACTTCGATGGCGACGTGGGCGACTTGGAGATGGATGCCGAGATGGACGAGGAGACAGAACGAGCCTACAAGGAGTTCTGCAAGCAGGGCAAGCAGAAGAAGACCTAG